In a genomic window of Bordetella petrii:
- a CDS encoding glycosyltransferase family 2 protein codes for MHALAAYQPPVKPVASAAQSDCLSIIIPFFNEQEVLPLCLNRLQPLLQSQGYPYEIIFVDDGSTDDSVAFLRAVARQNSAVRIVCLSRNFGKEAAMSAGLVHARGAAVIVLDADLQDPPELIPAMVAAWRAGADVVCMRRRSRQGEGWAKKLSAYAFYRLLSRLSHSKIPADTGDFRLMSRRTVNAMLRLPERCRYMKGLYAWVGMPTTVIDYDRAPRAAGTTKWNYFALFGLAMEGITSFSTTPLRWATAIGAVIALLGGGFGLAIVLKTLIFGDSVPGYPSLMAMITLLSGIQLLTIGLLGEYLGKTYMESKQRPVYLVREIIESTEAPVPGDSSAEQVGENK; via the coding sequence ATGCACGCTCTAGCTGCCTACCAACCACCCGTGAAACCAGTCGCCTCGGCAGCTCAAAGTGACTGCCTTTCCATCATTATTCCTTTCTTTAATGAGCAAGAAGTTCTTCCCCTGTGTCTGAATCGATTGCAACCTTTGCTGCAAAGCCAGGGGTACCCATACGAAATCATCTTCGTCGATGACGGTAGCACTGACGATAGCGTCGCGTTTCTCCGCGCAGTGGCCCGGCAAAATTCCGCAGTGCGCATTGTGTGCCTGAGCCGCAACTTCGGCAAAGAAGCCGCGATGTCGGCTGGTTTGGTGCATGCTCGTGGTGCCGCAGTGATCGTGTTGGACGCCGACCTACAAGATCCCCCTGAACTGATTCCGGCCATGGTTGCTGCTTGGCGAGCTGGCGCCGACGTAGTATGCATGCGTCGTCGATCTCGACAAGGAGAAGGATGGGCCAAAAAGCTCTCGGCATACGCCTTCTATCGCCTACTTAGCCGTCTTAGCCATTCAAAAATTCCGGCCGATACTGGTGATTTCCGATTGATGAGTCGGCGTACTGTCAATGCCATGCTTAGGCTTCCAGAGCGATGCCGATATATGAAAGGTCTATATGCATGGGTGGGCATGCCAACGACCGTCATCGACTACGATCGAGCACCTCGAGCGGCCGGTACCACCAAATGGAATTACTTTGCCCTGTTTGGCTTGGCGATGGAGGGTATCACCTCGTTTTCGACGACACCGCTGCGTTGGGCCACTGCAATCGGCGCCGTAATTGCATTGCTCGGGGGGGGATTTGGTCTTGCGATAGTGCTCAAGACACTGATTTTTGGCGACTCAGTGCCCGGTTATCCGTCCCTAATGGCGATGATCACATTACTTAGCGGCATTCAGTTGCTGACTATCGGCCTGTTGGGCGAATATCTGGGAAAAACATACATGGAATCAAAACAACGTCCCGTCTATCTTGTACGGGAGATCATCGAATCAACCGAAGCGCCTGTACCTGGAGATTCGTCGGCGGAGCAAGTCGGTGAGAATAAGTAG